Proteins co-encoded in one Cupriavidus nantongensis genomic window:
- a CDS encoding molybdopterin-dependent oxidoreductase, producing the protein MILTRKRAAQGASARLADGLAHRSDSGPEAAGASSGRLSQRLAASLAGAMPTMDRRGFLKRSGIGVGAGLAAGQLTLLRKADAADDKKGAAGDGKTGIVVRRTVCGHCSVGCAVDAVVQNGVWIRQEPVFDSPLNMGAHCAKGAALREHGHGEYRLKYPMKLVNGKYQRIGWDQALDEITAKMKEIRQQSGPDSMFFVGSSKHSNEQSYLLRKWVSFFGTNNTDHQARICHSTTVAGVANTWGYGAMTNSYNDMQNSKAALYIGSNAAEAHPVSMLHLLHAKENGCKVIVVDPRFTRTAAKAHHYVRIRSGTDIPFLFGVLYHIFKNGWEDQKYLNDRVYGMDKVKEEVLAKWTPDKVEEVTGVPEAQVYLVAETMAKNRPSTLVWCMGQTQHTIGNAMVRASCIVQLALGNIGVSGGGANIFRGHDNVQGATDVGPNPDSLPGYYGLATGAWKHYAAVWGVDYEWIKKQFVSQAMMEKSGTTVSRWIDIVTEKNELIDQDNNVRGVFFWGHAPNSQTRGLEMKKALDKLDLLVVVDPYPSATAAMANMPPAEGDKVNPNRAVYLLPAATQFETSGSCTASNRSLQWREKVIEPLFESMPDHTLMQAFADKLGFGKELSKNYKMIEVKRAGRTWMEPEPESILREINASNWTIGYTGQSPERLKSHMRNMQMFDVKTLRCKSGKDPVTGYDLTGDYFGLPWPCYGTPELKHPGSPNLYDTTKHVMDGGGNFRANFGVERDGVNLLAEDGSHSLGAEITTGYPEFDHVLLKKLGWWDDLTDAEKAKAEGKNWKTDLSGGIQRVVLKNHGCHPFGNAKARAVVWNFPDPIPQHREPLYSTRPDMVAKYPTHDDKMAFWRLPTLYKSVQQRNLENKVAEKFPIILTSGRLVEYEGGGEETRSNPWLAELQQENFVEINPRAASDRGIRNGDYCWVKTPTGARLKVRALVTERVGPDTAFVPFHFSGWWQGKDLKDYYPEGAMPVVRGEAVNTATTYGYDSVTMMQETKTTICQIERFA; encoded by the coding sequence ATGATCTTGACCCGCAAACGCGCGGCGCAGGGCGCATCCGCCCGCCTCGCTGATGGCCTCGCCCATCGATCCGACTCCGGGCCCGAAGCCGCCGGCGCAAGCTCCGGCCGGCTCTCGCAACGACTCGCTGCCAGCCTGGCCGGCGCCATGCCGACCATGGACCGCCGCGGCTTCCTCAAGCGTTCCGGCATCGGCGTCGGCGCCGGCCTCGCGGCCGGGCAGCTGACGCTGCTGCGCAAGGCCGACGCCGCCGACGACAAGAAGGGCGCCGCCGGCGACGGCAAGACCGGCATCGTGGTCAGGCGCACCGTGTGCGGCCACTGCTCGGTCGGCTGCGCGGTCGACGCGGTGGTGCAGAACGGCGTGTGGATCCGCCAGGAGCCGGTGTTCGATTCGCCGCTGAACATGGGCGCGCACTGTGCCAAGGGCGCGGCGCTGCGCGAGCACGGCCACGGCGAATACCGGCTCAAGTACCCGATGAAGCTGGTCAACGGCAAGTACCAGCGCATCGGCTGGGACCAGGCGCTCGACGAGATCACCGCCAAGATGAAGGAGATCCGCCAGCAGAGCGGCCCGGACTCGATGTTCTTCGTCGGCTCTTCCAAGCACAGCAACGAGCAGTCCTACCTGCTGCGCAAGTGGGTGTCGTTCTTCGGCACCAACAACACCGACCACCAGGCGCGCATCTGCCACTCGACCACCGTGGCGGGCGTGGCCAACACCTGGGGCTACGGTGCAATGACGAACTCGTACAACGACATGCAGAACTCGAAGGCTGCGTTGTATATCGGTTCGAACGCGGCCGAGGCGCACCCGGTGTCGATGCTGCACCTGCTGCATGCCAAGGAGAACGGCTGCAAGGTGATCGTGGTCGATCCGCGCTTTACGCGCACCGCGGCCAAGGCGCACCACTATGTGCGGATCCGCTCGGGCACCGACATCCCGTTCCTGTTTGGCGTGCTGTACCACATCTTCAAGAACGGCTGGGAAGACCAGAAGTACCTGAACGACCGGGTCTACGGCATGGACAAGGTCAAGGAAGAGGTGCTGGCCAAGTGGACCCCCGACAAGGTCGAGGAGGTCACCGGCGTGCCCGAGGCACAGGTCTACCTGGTGGCCGAGACCATGGCCAAGAACCGGCCCAGCACGCTGGTGTGGTGCATGGGCCAGACCCAGCACACCATCGGCAATGCGATGGTGCGGGCCTCGTGCATCGTGCAGCTGGCGCTGGGCAATATCGGCGTGTCGGGCGGCGGCGCCAACATCTTCCGCGGCCACGACAACGTGCAGGGCGCCACCGACGTCGGCCCCAACCCGGACTCGCTGCCGGGCTACTACGGCCTGGCCACCGGCGCGTGGAAGCACTACGCGGCGGTCTGGGGCGTGGACTACGAATGGATCAAGAAGCAGTTCGTGTCGCAGGCGATGATGGAGAAGTCCGGCACCACGGTGTCGCGCTGGATCGATATCGTCACCGAGAAGAACGAGCTGATCGACCAGGACAACAACGTGCGCGGCGTGTTCTTCTGGGGCCATGCCCCGAACTCGCAGACGCGCGGCCTGGAAATGAAGAAGGCGCTCGACAAGCTCGACCTGCTGGTGGTGGTCGACCCGTACCCGTCGGCGACCGCGGCCATGGCCAACATGCCGCCGGCCGAAGGCGACAAGGTCAACCCCAACCGCGCCGTGTACCTGCTGCCCGCGGCGACGCAGTTCGAGACCTCGGGCTCGTGCACGGCGTCGAACCGCTCGCTGCAATGGCGCGAGAAGGTGATCGAGCCGCTGTTCGAGTCGATGCCCGACCACACGCTGATGCAGGCGTTTGCCGACAAGCTCGGCTTCGGCAAGGAGCTGTCGAAGAACTACAAGATGATCGAGGTCAAGCGCGCCGGCCGGACCTGGATGGAGCCGGAGCCGGAATCGATCCTGCGCGAGATCAACGCCAGCAACTGGACCATTGGCTACACCGGCCAGTCGCCCGAACGGCTCAAGTCGCACATGCGCAATATGCAGATGTTCGACGTCAAGACGCTGCGCTGCAAGTCGGGCAAGGACCCGGTCACCGGCTACGACCTGACCGGCGACTACTTCGGTCTGCCGTGGCCGTGCTATGGCACGCCTGAGCTGAAGCACCCGGGCTCGCCCAACCTGTACGACACCACCAAGCACGTGATGGATGGGGGCGGCAACTTCCGCGCCAATTTCGGCGTGGAGCGGGACGGCGTCAACCTGCTGGCCGAGGATGGCTCGCACTCGCTGGGCGCGGAAATCACCACCGGCTATCCCGAGTTCGACCACGTGTTGCTGAAGAAGCTGGGCTGGTGGGACGACCTGACCGATGCCGAGAAGGCCAAGGCCGAGGGCAAGAACTGGAAGACCGACCTGTCCGGCGGCATCCAGCGCGTGGTGCTGAAGAACCATGGCTGCCATCCGTTCGGCAACGCCAAGGCGCGCGCGGTGGTGTGGAACTTCCCTGACCCGATCCCGCAGCACCGCGAGCCGCTGTACTCCACGCGTCCCGACATGGTCGCGAAGTACCCGACCCACGACGACAAGATGGCGTTCTGGCGGCTGCCGACGCTGTACAAGTCGGTGCAGCAGCGCAACCTCGAAAACAAGGTGGCCGAGAAATTCCCGATCATCCTGACCTCCGGGCGGCTGGTCGAGTACGAAGGCGGGGGCGAGGAAACCCGTTCCAACCCGTGGCTGGCCGAACTGCAGCAGGAGAACTTCGTCGAGATCAACCCGCGCGCCGCTTCCGACCGCGGCATCCGCAACGGCGACTACTGCTGGGTCAAGACCCCGACCGGCGCCAGGCTGAAGGTGCGCGCGCTGGTAACGGAGCGGGTCGGTCCGGACACCGCCTTTGTCCCGTTCCACTTCTCGGGCTGGTGGCAGGGCAAGGACCTGAAGGACTACTACCCCGAGGGCGCGATGCCGGTGGTGCGCGGCGAAGCGGTCAATACCGCGACCACGTACGGCTATGACTCGGTGACGATGATGCAGGAAACCAAGACCACCATTTGCCAGATCGAGCGGTTTGCCTAA
- a CDS encoding formate dehydrogenase subunit gamma, translated as MTPSHNRCRAAGWRGWRSWLTAGALALAAAGNAVAQAPAPAPGPSTGPATESASAEANNPATHPAQPLAGIASQNIFDIPPRDIAAEARSQQQRSVTQPGNNAPMWREVNSDERHYSSLPDKEAGVLIQRSGQSWRLFRNGVITVWGGWLLLIVPVAILGFFLWRGTIPLRTPRTGRMIERFTPLERIVHWTMAISFVVLAVSGIVMLLGKHFLLPLMGHMLFGWLSYILKNLHNVVGPIFTLSVIVAFVVFLRDNLPSRDDVRWVTSLGGLASGKHVPSGRFNAGEKMWFWVGVFVFGLVLSVSGWVLDMIVPGMDYYRATMQIANVIHGISAVLMIAMACGHIYMGTIGMEGAYRAMRDGWVDEAWAKEHHELWYDDIKSGKIPAQRSASPDAGAARPARQSPGEA; from the coding sequence ATGACGCCGTCGCACAATCGATGCCGCGCCGCAGGCTGGCGTGGCTGGCGGAGTTGGCTGACTGCCGGCGCGCTGGCGCTGGCCGCGGCCGGCAATGCCGTGGCACAGGCCCCGGCACCCGCGCCCGGGCCGTCGACCGGACCGGCGACCGAATCGGCCAGCGCCGAGGCCAACAACCCGGCCACGCATCCGGCCCAGCCGCTGGCCGGCATTGCGTCCCAGAACATCTTCGACATTCCGCCGCGCGACATCGCCGCCGAGGCCAGGTCGCAGCAGCAGCGCAGCGTCACGCAGCCCGGCAACAACGCGCCGATGTGGCGCGAGGTCAATTCCGATGAGCGCCACTACAGCAGCCTGCCCGACAAGGAGGCCGGGGTGCTGATCCAGCGCAGCGGCCAGTCGTGGCGGCTGTTCCGCAACGGCGTGATCACGGTCTGGGGCGGCTGGCTGCTGCTGATCGTGCCGGTGGCGATCCTCGGTTTCTTCCTGTGGCGCGGCACCATCCCGCTGCGCACGCCCAGGACCGGCCGCATGATCGAGCGCTTTACCCCGCTCGAGCGCATCGTCCACTGGACCATGGCGATTTCCTTCGTGGTGCTGGCGGTGTCGGGCATCGTGATGCTGCTGGGCAAGCATTTCCTGCTGCCGCTGATGGGCCATATGCTGTTCGGCTGGCTTAGCTACATCCTGAAGAACCTGCACAACGTGGTGGGGCCGATCTTCACGCTGTCGGTGATCGTCGCCTTCGTGGTGTTCCTGCGCGACAACCTGCCCAGTCGCGACGACGTCCGCTGGGTCACCAGCCTCGGCGGGCTGGCCTCGGGCAAGCACGTGCCGAGCGGGCGCTTCAACGCCGGCGAGAAGATGTGGTTCTGGGTGGGCGTGTTCGTGTTCGGCCTGGTGCTGTCGGTCTCGGGCTGGGTGCTCGACATGATCGTGCCCGGCATGGACTACTACCGCGCCACCATGCAGATCGCCAACGTGATCCACGGGATCTCGGCGGTGCTGATGATTGCGATGGCGTGCGGCCATATCTATATGGGCACCATCGGCATGGAAGGCGCGTACCGCGCCATGCGCGATGGCTGGGTCGACGAGGCCTGGGCCAAGGAGCACCACGAACTCTGGTACGACGATATCAAGTCCGGCAAGATCCCGGCCCAGCGTTCGGCCAGCCCGGATGCTGGCGCGGCCCGGCCGGCGCGGCAGAGTCCCGGCGAAGCCTGA
- a CDS encoding formate dehydrogenase: MREKPTRVARRTFLAGAGVVAAATGAAALSARAPAMPGQAAALPEPTDPPSDSKGYRVSDHIRKYYRTTLV; this comes from the coding sequence ATGAGAGAAAAGCCAACCAGGGTCGCGCGCCGCACGTTTCTCGCGGGCGCCGGAGTTGTAGCCGCCGCCACCGGTGCGGCAGCGCTGAGCGCGCGCGCCCCCGCCATGCCGGGCCAGGCTGCAGCCCTGCCGGAACCCACCGATCCTCCATCGGACAGCAAGGGTTACCGGGTCTCCGACCACATCCGCAAGTATTACCGGACCACGCTGGTGTAA
- a CDS encoding TorD/DmsD family molecular chaperone, with protein sequence MTDFQPIQLTAAPPADPADSEDTARADLYGLLATLFYRAPDAALLHHIAANRAVGEDAQTVLGKAWNALCDAASETTAAEAEEEYRQLFVGVGRQDVFLYGSFYMTGFLNERPLVALREDLARYGLERHEGVSETEDHIATLCEVMRFLVAGDDLSVSNLGEQQRFYAKHLQPWIEPLCEAVAAHPQARFYRSVAGLLGTFAGVEAVALEMT encoded by the coding sequence ATGACAGATTTCCAGCCGATCCAGCTCACCGCCGCGCCGCCCGCCGACCCCGCGGACAGCGAAGACACCGCCCGCGCCGACCTGTACGGCCTGCTGGCGACGCTGTTCTACCGCGCCCCGGACGCCGCCTTGCTGCATCACATCGCGGCCAACCGGGCCGTGGGCGAAGACGCGCAGACCGTGCTGGGCAAGGCGTGGAATGCGTTGTGCGACGCAGCATCCGAGACCACTGCGGCCGAGGCCGAGGAAGAGTACCGGCAATTGTTCGTCGGTGTGGGGCGCCAGGACGTGTTCCTCTACGGCTCTTTCTACATGACGGGCTTTCTGAATGAGCGCCCGCTGGTGGCGCTGCGCGAGGACCTGGCCCGCTACGGGCTGGAGCGCCACGAAGGCGTCAGCGAGACCGAGGACCACATCGCCACGCTGTGCGAGGTGATGCGCTTCCTGGTGGCGGGCGACGACCTGTCGGTGTCCAACCTGGGCGAGCAGCAGCGCTTCTATGCGAAGCATCTGCAGCCCTGGATCGAGCCCTTGTGCGAGGCGGTGGCGGCGCACCCGCAGGCGCGCTTCTATCGCAGCGTGGCCGGACTGCTGGGCACCTTCGCCGGAGTCGAGGCGGTGGCGCTCGAGATGACCTGA
- the fdh3B gene encoding formate dehydrogenase FDH3 subunit beta, giving the protein MARMKFICDAERCIECNSCVTACKNEHEVPWGVNRRRVVTVNDGMVGAEKSISVACMHCSDAPCMAVCPVDCFYRTEDGVVLHDKDVCIGCGYCSYACPFGAPQFPSTGTFGVRGKMDKCTFCAGGPEKNGSEAEFEKYGRNRLAEGKLPLCAEMCSTKALLGGDGDVIADILRNRVIKRGTGGDVFGWGTAYGNAQAGAKPAAPAQQTAPAPAAPAAPTAPAATVPAGGKAS; this is encoded by the coding sequence ATGGCACGCATGAAATTTATCTGTGACGCCGAGCGCTGCATCGAGTGCAACAGCTGCGTCACTGCCTGCAAGAACGAGCACGAGGTGCCCTGGGGGGTGAACCGGCGCCGCGTGGTCACGGTCAACGACGGCATGGTCGGCGCCGAGAAATCGATCTCGGTGGCCTGCATGCACTGCTCGGACGCGCCCTGCATGGCGGTCTGCCCGGTCGACTGCTTCTACCGCACCGAGGACGGCGTGGTGCTGCACGACAAGGACGTCTGCATCGGCTGCGGCTACTGCTCTTACGCCTGCCCGTTCGGCGCGCCGCAGTTTCCGTCGACCGGCACCTTCGGCGTGCGCGGCAAGATGGACAAGTGCACCTTCTGCGCCGGCGGTCCGGAGAAGAACGGCAGCGAGGCCGAGTTCGAGAAATACGGCCGCAACCGGCTCGCCGAAGGCAAGCTGCCGCTGTGCGCCGAGATGTGCTCGACCAAGGCGCTGCTGGGCGGCGATGGCGACGTGATTGCCGACATCCTGCGCAACCGCGTGATCAAGCGCGGCACCGGCGGCGACGTGTTCGGCTGGGGCACCGCCTATGGCAATGCCCAGGCCGGCGCCAAGCCCGCGGCCCCGGCGCAGCAGACCGCGCCGGCACCTGCCGCGCCCGCCGCGCCGACCGCGCCGGCAGCGACGGTACCTGCAGGAGGGAAAGCGTCATGA